DNA from Streptomyces luteogriseus:
GCGCCTTGCGCTCCTCGGGGGCGAGGCCGAGTCCGGCCCGGACGGCGGCCCGTACGCTGCCCGGCTTCAGTGCCTTTCCGTCGACCAGCACCTGACCGGCCGTCGGTTTACGGGCACCGTAGACGGTCTCCAGGATCTCCGAGCGGCCCGAGCCGACGAGTCCGGCGAGGCCGACGATCTCGCCGGGCCGCACCTCGAGGTCGAGCGTCTCGAACTCCCCCTGCCGGGAGAGCCCTTGGACCTTGAGCACGGGTTCCGCACGCGGCGGGGCGACGGGCCGGTCCGGGAAGACGTACTCGACGTTGCGTCCGGTCATCAAGGCGACGACCTCGCGGGTCGGGGTCGACTTCGCGGGGAGCCCGCCCGCGACGGCCCGGCCGTCCTTCAGCACCGTCACCCGGTCGCCGATGCGGCGGATCTCCTCCAGGCGGTGCGAGATGTAGACGACGGCGACTCCGGCGGCGGTGAGGTCGCCGACGATGCGGAAGAGGTTGTCCACCTCGTCCGGGTCGAGGGCGGCGGACGGTTCGTCCATCACGATGAGCCGCACGTCGTGGGAGAGCGCCCGCGCCATGGACACGATCTGCTGCTGAGCCGCCGACAGTTCACCGACCAGCCGGGCCGGGTCGATCTCCGCATGCCCGAGTCGCTTCAGCAGAGCGGCCGTTGACGCCTTGGCCGTCTTCCCTCGTACGACGAAACCGGCGGCGGTCGGCTCATGTCCCAGGTGTACGTTCTCGGCGACCGACAGATGCTCCACCAGGTCGAGTTCCTGGTAGATGGTGGCGATGCCGAGGCGCATGGCGGCGATCGGCGAGCGCAGCGTCACCTCCTCGCCGCGCCAGCGGATGGTCCCCGTGTCGGGCTGGTGGGCGCCGGCCAGCACCTTGATGAGGGTGGACTTGCCGGCCCCGTTCTGGCCGAGCAGGCAGTGCACCTCACCGGCCTGGACGTCGAGGTCGACGCCGTCGAGGGCCCGGACTCCGGGGAAGGACTTGGTGATGCCGGACATGCTGAGCAGCGGTGGTTCTGGTGCCATGCGGATTCCCCCTGGCGGGCGGGCCGGTGTCAGGGCGCTTGTCGAACAGGCGTGTTCAGGGCAGGGCAGGCAGAGCGGGGCAGGGCGCTGTGCTGATGAGCCGTGCTGTCGAGACGGACTACGCGGGTGAGAACAGGTGGTCGCTGATGAGCCGGGCCCCGCCGATGACTCCGGCGGTGGGACCGAGTTCGCCCAGGACGATGGGCAGGTTGCCGGTCGCCAGCGGCAGCGACTGGCGGTAGACCTGGGTACGGATCGCGGCGAGCAGGGTGTGGCCGAGGCCGGTCACCCCGCCGCCGATCACCACCAGGCCGGGGTTGAAGAAACTGACCAGGCCGGCGATGACCTGGCCGGTGCGGTTGCCGCCCTCGCGGATCAGATCGAGGGAAGCGGCGTCACCGGCGGAGGCCGCCGCGGCCACGTCGACGGCGCTGAGGCCGCCGTTCGTCTCCAGCCGCGATGCCAGTTCGGCCGAAAGTCCCTGCTGGGCGGCCTCCGTGGCGTCACGGGCCAGGGCGGCCCCGCTGAAGTGGGCCTCCAGGCAGCCGCGGTTGCCGCAGGCACAGGGGCGGCCGTCGGGGACGGCCTGGATGTGCCCGATGTCGCCGGCGCTGCCCGTCGTACCGCGGTAGACCTCACCGCCGACGACGATGCCGCAACCGATGCCGGTGCCGATCTTGACGCAGAGGAAGTCGGCGACGGTGCGGGCAACGCCCGCGTGCTGCTCCCCCATCGCCATCAGGTTCACGTCGTTGTCGACCATGACAGGGCAGCCGAGTTCCTGGCTGAGCGCCTCCCGCACGGGGAAGCCGTCCCAGCCCGGCATGATCGGCGGGGCCACCGGGATGCCCTCGGGGAAGCGGACCGGGCCCGGGACGCCGATGCCGGCGCCGTCGAACCCCTCCGCGAGCCCGGAGGCCCGCAGTTTCGCGGCCATGGCCAGGACCTGCTCGAAGACCGCGACGGGGCCTTCGCGCACGTCCATGGGCTGGTTGAGGTGCCCGAGGGTCTCCAACTCGGCGTTGGTGACGGCGACGTCGACCGAGGTCGCGCCGATGTCCACGCCGAGGAAGCGCAGTTCGGGGTTGAGCCGGATGTTGTGGGAGCGGCGGCCACCGCGCGAGGCGGCGAGTCCGTCGGCCACCACCAGCCCCGTCTCCAGCAGCCGGTCCACCTCCACGGCCAGCTTGGACCGCGAGAGATCGACCTGGTCGCCCAGCTGGGCACGGGAGTTGGGACCGCCGTCACGCAGCAGCTTGAGCAGCCGGGCCTGGTGGGCGTTCGCGGGTCGCGCGGTCATACGTCTCACGAGCCCCTCCCCGCCTGATCGGCCTGTGCGCGCCGGTTTTCCGCCACCTCGGTGGCTTGCTTTCGGAGGGAACGTAGCAGCGGCTGCCGGGAGTGGGAAGAAGTCGCGCAGGAATTGCCCCCCACTTTTTCCACTCACAGGACAAAGCGGTGGCGACGGGTGCCACACCTCGCAGCCGGACACGGTGGCGCCACGAAGCCCCGGAGCTACGGGAGAACAGGAGCCCCGGAGCTACGGGAGCTACGAGCTACGAGCTACG
Protein-coding regions in this window:
- a CDS encoding ROK family transcriptional regulator — its product is MTARPANAHQARLLKLLRDGGPNSRAQLGDQVDLSRSKLAVEVDRLLETGLVVADGLAASRGGRRSHNIRLNPELRFLGVDIGATSVDVAVTNAELETLGHLNQPMDVREGPVAVFEQVLAMAAKLRASGLAEGFDGAGIGVPGPVRFPEGIPVAPPIMPGWDGFPVREALSQELGCPVMVDNDVNLMAMGEQHAGVARTVADFLCVKIGTGIGCGIVVGGEVYRGTTGSAGDIGHIQAVPDGRPCACGNRGCLEAHFSGAALARDATEAAQQGLSAELASRLETNGGLSAVDVAAAASAGDAASLDLIREGGNRTGQVIAGLVSFFNPGLVVIGGGVTGLGHTLLAAIRTQVYRQSLPLATGNLPIVLGELGPTAGVIGGARLISDHLFSPA
- a CDS encoding sugar ABC transporter ATP-binding protein, translated to MAPEPPLLSMSGITKSFPGVRALDGVDLDVQAGEVHCLLGQNGAGKSTLIKVLAGAHQPDTGTIRWRGEEVTLRSPIAAMRLGIATIYQELDLVEHLSVAENVHLGHEPTAAGFVVRGKTAKASTAALLKRLGHAEIDPARLVGELSAAQQQIVSMARALSHDVRLIVMDEPSAALDPDEVDNLFRIVGDLTAAGVAVVYISHRLEEIRRIGDRVTVLKDGRAVAGGLPAKSTPTREVVALMTGRNVEYVFPDRPVAPPRAEPVLKVQGLSRQGEFETLDLEVRPGEIVGLAGLVGSGRSEILETVYGARKPTAGQVLVDGKALKPGSVRAAVRAGLGLAPEERKAQALLMLESVTRNVSVSSMSRFSRGGWIDRGAELGAARAATRELSLRPDNPSVPVRTLSGGNQQKAVLARWLLRGCKVLLLDEPTRGVDVGARAELYAVIRRLADEGLAVLLVSSEVPEVLGLADRVLVLREGRVVHTAPARELDEHRVLDLVMEGSPAS